In Anaerolineales bacterium, the following proteins share a genomic window:
- a CDS encoding LysM peptidoglycan-binding domain-containing protein produces the protein MTTSKRSTRWTVAVVVVAVLACLLLGLFFGPRYFQRGQDYLGRPLVLIHSPANGERLPFGQNVPAIALARSGAGITRMELWAEGKIIASQEAPAGETLSPMTLAAAWNPTTLGPHRVTVRAFTPRGLGGYASVNVDVVEGATAIGSHTVSEGESLEDIAVDYGIEPDELADLNPGLPADGPATGSELIVPLGGIPSDAPPPSGASGQPAPEAPDEPAPEGQPGGGGESSRLVGLRLEALDLRANAGYESLHCYAAVGGRPPRWFPDADGDPATDESFAPLSGTHWDIGAHFSGSEAPLLLWPGDADLPFDITCVGVRAGGTDAVELGHLALAIPPAEWDGERRRASAEGEGGFDLEYLVGFADLEPKGLDSGMAAPQNLRYDDRRQSLRWDYTPNSEPEAEPEIDGFLAFLNDNLVFEVAADERESRLPEEWLAPPCGEEYVFTLRAFHRPYPDGAYSDASNTVTLAGGEPGTEACEREFLVTFRRLNVYDMGDDGDDDPRGMGPINGFASANSSLHSFGNPPSVTIFNESSFNLDTFFWDDYSEANVFLVPLAEGEDLQLGFHLADHNRRGSYDNAICTGGETLPDADLLSGPVEGSFDATRNWEDEVRCRIEYTIEPAPGGPVGVAGGGLLLPWLDLTDVTLDEATGELQLHITNAGNAAWANHDLDVRVTNRDGEVTGTHTWPLFYLDPLAEAVLQDPSLTAESPEAACVHLDYNDRVLESLENTGVLSHGPRCPSLPDLIIEEVQYEGDDSQLQVTVRNDGDGAVEDRVVSVDLLRPDGSPITTPLRPAVALLEHAQSTTITWPSIESHLREAMLEGYTVRLNAEGQLPEEDLTNNDYTVPAGLRVWLDYYGNRTAGYFAFCWFGECVPVTHHFVVSLAASVVGGSSSVRVGSWSEDFDWKPEYLTAEYVTWNRDWSTPMLTLGGDEQLLVEGSASVRQAGRATRHDLGSFALRYDFQDPSEAQAMERRGACALTDGGGVHTPRIESNDVGDDVMPRWWSVSYCLGRDME, from the coding sequence ATGACCACCTCCAAGCGATCCACCCGATGGACTGTGGCCGTCGTTGTCGTGGCGGTCCTGGCTTGCCTGTTGCTGGGGCTATTCTTCGGGCCGCGCTACTTCCAACGAGGACAAGACTACCTGGGGCGGCCGCTCGTCCTGATCCATAGCCCGGCGAATGGTGAGCGTCTGCCCTTCGGGCAGAATGTCCCCGCCATCGCCCTGGCGCGCTCCGGCGCCGGTATCACCCGGATGGAGCTGTGGGCCGAGGGGAAGATCATCGCGTCGCAGGAGGCTCCGGCCGGCGAGACGCTCTCGCCGATGACCCTCGCCGCCGCCTGGAATCCGACAACGCTCGGTCCGCATCGGGTCACCGTGCGCGCTTTCACCCCACGCGGCCTTGGCGGCTACGCCTCAGTCAATGTCGACGTGGTCGAAGGAGCGACAGCCATCGGGAGCCACACGGTCTCCGAAGGCGAGAGCCTCGAGGACATCGCCGTCGACTACGGCATCGAGCCGGACGAGCTGGCGGATCTAAATCCCGGCCTTCCCGCCGACGGACCTGCGACCGGCAGCGAGTTGATCGTGCCCTTGGGCGGCATCCCGTCTGACGCGCCTCCGCCATCCGGGGCATCGGGCCAGCCAGCGCCCGAGGCTCCGGATGAACCGGCACCCGAGGGGCAGCCTGGGGGAGGGGGAGAGTCGTCGCGTCTCGTCGGCCTGCGCCTGGAGGCCTTGGATCTGCGAGCCAACGCCGGCTATGAGTCGCTCCACTGCTACGCCGCGGTGGGCGGTCGCCCGCCGCGCTGGTTCCCCGATGCGGACGGAGACCCGGCAACGGATGAGTCCTTCGCTCCGCTGAGCGGGACACACTGGGACATTGGAGCGCACTTCTCCGGCAGTGAAGCGCCCTTGCTCTTGTGGCCAGGCGATGCGGACCTGCCGTTCGACATCACATGCGTCGGCGTGCGCGCCGGTGGGACCGATGCCGTCGAGCTTGGCCACCTGGCGTTGGCTATTCCGCCGGCGGAGTGGGACGGCGAGCGCCGGCGGGCAAGCGCCGAAGGCGAGGGCGGCTTCGACCTGGAATACCTCGTCGGCTTCGCAGATCTCGAGCCCAAGGGACTCGACTCGGGCATGGCGGCGCCCCAGAACCTGCGCTACGACGACCGGCGCCAGTCGCTGCGCTGGGACTACACCCCCAATTCGGAACCCGAGGCCGAACCTGAGATCGATGGCTTCCTGGCCTTCCTGAACGACAACCTGGTGTTCGAGGTGGCGGCGGATGAGCGTGAGAGCCGGCTGCCCGAAGAGTGGTTGGCTCCGCCGTGCGGGGAGGAGTACGTCTTCACCCTGCGCGCCTTCCACCGCCCCTACCCCGACGGAGCCTACTCCGACGCGTCCAACACGGTGACCCTCGCCGGCGGCGAACCGGGCACCGAGGCCTGCGAGCGCGAGTTCCTGGTGACCTTCCGGCGGCTGAACGTCTATGACATGGGCGACGACGGGGACGATGATCCTCGCGGCATGGGACCGATCAACGGCTTCGCCAGCGCCAACAGCTCCCTGCACTCCTTTGGCAACCCCCCGAGTGTCACCATCTTCAATGAGTCCAGCTTCAACCTGGACACCTTCTTCTGGGATGACTACTCCGAAGCCAACGTGTTCCTGGTCCCCCTGGCTGAGGGCGAGGACCTTCAACTCGGTTTCCACCTGGCTGACCACAACCGGCGCGGCTCGTACGATAACGCGATCTGCACCGGGGGGGAGACGCTTCCCGATGCCGATCTCCTGTCCGGACCTGTCGAAGGTAGCTTCGACGCGACTCGCAATTGGGAGGATGAGGTTCGCTGCCGTATCGAATACACCATCGAACCGGCGCCGGGCGGTCCGGTCGGTGTCGCCGGCGGCGGCTTGCTCTTGCCCTGGCTCGATCTGACCGATGTCACCCTCGACGAGGCCACCGGCGAGCTCCAACTCCATATCACCAACGCCGGGAACGCTGCCTGGGCCAACCACGACCTGGACGTCCGCGTCACCAACCGCGACGGCGAAGTGACCGGGACGCACACATGGCCGCTGTTCTACCTTGATCCCCTGGCGGAGGCTGTCCTGCAGGATCCGTCGCTGACGGCCGAATCGCCAGAGGCGGCCTGCGTGCACCTCGACTACAACGACCGGGTGCTGGAGTCGCTCGAGAACACCGGGGTGCTCTCTCACGGTCCGCGGTGTCCGTCCCTCCCGGATTTGATCATCGAAGAAGTGCAGTACGAGGGCGATGACTCACAGCTGCAGGTGACCGTGCGCAACGACGGTGACGGCGCGGTGGAAGACCGGGTGGTGTCAGTCGACCTGCTGCGCCCAGACGGCAGCCCGATCACCACGCCCCTGCGGCCGGCCGTGGCCCTGCTCGAGCACGCACAGTCGACAACGATCACCTGGCCTTCCATCGAGTCGCATCTTCGCGAGGCCATGCTGGAGGGCTACACTGTGCGCCTGAACGCTGAAGGCCAGTTGCCTGAAGAAGACCTGACGAACAACGACTACACGGTGCCCGCCGGGCTGCGGGTATGGTTGGACTACTACGGCAACCGTACCGCTGGGTACTTCGCGTTCTGCTGGTTTGGGGAGTGTGTACCCGTAACCCACCACTTTGTGGTTTCCCTGGCGGCCAGCGTTGTCGGTGGTTCCAGTTCCGTCCGCGTCGGGAGTTGGAGCGAGGATTTCGACTGGAAGCCGGAGTACCTGACCGCTGAGTACGTCACTTGGAACCGGGATTGGTCGACCCCCATGCTCACACTGGGCGGTGACGAGCAATTGCTGGTGGAAGGCTCGGCTTCTGTCCGCCAGGCAGGGAGAGCGACCCGACATGACCTGGGAAGTTTCGCCCTGCGGTACGACTTCCAGGATCCTTCCGAGGCGCAAGCCATGGAAAGACGCG